The Kiritimatiellaceae bacterium genome contains a region encoding:
- a CDS encoding prolyl oligopeptidase family serine peptidase: protein MPLLFDMPFEKLKEYRGTNPKPVDFDAYWEKALAEMCAVDPQIEIIPDAEFQTPFAICSHLWFTGVGGARIHAKLLQPKNGLKKHPAVLHFHGYTGNCGDWHDKLSYAAAGFTVAALDCRGQGGRSEDVGGVKGNTHQGQIIRGLDDSPEKLLYRSIYLDTAQLAKIVMEMPDVDATRVGAMGGSQGGGLTLACASLEPRIKRIAPQYPFLSDYRRVWDMDQAKDAYFELKNFFRHFDPQHKREDEVFTRLGYIDVQHLAPRIKAEVMMGVGFSDTICPPSTQFAAYNKITSKKSLETYPDFGHENLPGFWDKAFQFMLEL, encoded by the coding sequence ATGCCGCTACTGTTCGATATGCCGTTTGAAAAGCTGAAGGAATACCGCGGAACCAATCCGAAGCCGGTAGACTTTGACGCATACTGGGAAAAAGCGCTGGCTGAAATGTGCGCAGTCGATCCGCAGATTGAAATTATCCCTGACGCAGAGTTTCAGACTCCGTTTGCGATCTGCTCTCATCTTTGGTTCACCGGCGTCGGCGGCGCGCGGATTCACGCTAAACTGCTCCAGCCGAAAAACGGCTTAAAAAAGCATCCGGCGGTTCTGCACTTTCACGGCTACACCGGCAATTGCGGAGACTGGCACGATAAGCTGAGTTACGCCGCCGCCGGGTTCACCGTTGCGGCGCTCGATTGCCGCGGGCAGGGCGGCCGTTCCGAAGACGTCGGCGGAGTGAAGGGGAATACGCATCAGGGACAGATTATCCGCGGGCTGGATGACTCACCTGAAAAACTGCTTTACCGATCCATCTATCTCGACACGGCGCAACTGGCGAAAATTGTCATGGAGATGCCGGACGTGGACGCGACGAGGGTCGGCGCGATGGGCGGCAGTCAGGGCGGTGGACTCACGCTGGCTTGCGCTTCGCTGGAACCGCGCATTAAACGGATTGCTCCGCAGTATCCGTTCCTTTCCGACTATCGCCGGGTCTGGGATATGGATCAGGCGAAGGATGCCTACTTTGAGCTGAAAAATTTCTTCCGCCACTTTGATCCGCAGCATAAACGGGAAGATGAAGTTTTTACCCGGCTCGGCTACATCGATGTGCAGCACCTCGCGCCGCGCATTAAGGCCGAAGTCATGATGGGCGTCGGATTTTCCGACACGATCTGTCCGCCCTCCACGCAGTTCGCGGCCTATAACAAAATCACTTCGAAGAAATCACTGGAGACCTATCCCGACTTCGGACACGAAAACCTGCCCGGCTTCTGGGACAAGGCGTTCCAGTTTATGCTGGAGCT
- the rlmD gene encoding 23S rRNA (uracil(1939)-C(5))-methyltransferase RlmD, with protein MYKKGQIIETELFDTADKNRCVGKMEDGIRVFVEGTAAVGDTVRAEVYKIKKRYLVAQLKEILKFSDRRTEPRCKYFGVCGGCKWQHLDYAEQLRIKRKQVVDALEHLGNFESPVVGECIPAEEVFGYRNKIDMDFTDRRYLTADEMNIPEAELSKPLDFALGFHAPGCFAKAIDIDHCDLASEEMNLAVETVRRFCRDRKIPVYSTFTHEGFLRNLVVRRGQRTGELMVNLITLTHDAALMGELYAELKSALGEKLTTFINATTDRKNMVAFGDQEYVLCGEGSISDRLGEYTYRISPNSFFQTNTVQAEKLYNEILTAARFKGDETVYDLFCGTGSIALFAAKHCARILGIELVEAAVADAQKNAQEHGAKNCTFRQMDLMHFGKIRAELEAFGLPDVVITDPPRAGMHPKAVEMLRELAPPVVIYVSCNPASLARDGQLLCEGGLYKLISAQPVDLFPQTNHVESVARFERV; from the coding sequence ATGTACAAAAAAGGACAGATCATCGAGACGGAGCTTTTCGACACGGCGGACAAAAACCGCTGCGTCGGGAAGATGGAAGACGGCATCCGCGTATTTGTCGAAGGGACAGCCGCCGTCGGCGACACCGTCCGCGCCGAAGTTTATAAAATCAAAAAGCGTTATCTGGTCGCTCAGCTGAAAGAGATTCTGAAATTTTCCGACCGGCGCACGGAGCCGCGCTGTAAGTACTTTGGTGTGTGCGGCGGATGCAAATGGCAGCATCTCGACTATGCCGAACAGTTGCGCATCAAACGCAAACAGGTAGTCGATGCACTCGAACATCTCGGTAACTTTGAAAGCCCGGTCGTCGGCGAATGTATTCCAGCGGAAGAAGTTTTCGGCTACCGCAATAAGATCGATATGGATTTTACCGACCGGCGCTACCTGACCGCCGACGAGATGAATATCCCAGAGGCTGAGCTGAGTAAGCCGCTCGATTTCGCGCTCGGCTTTCATGCGCCGGGTTGCTTTGCCAAAGCCATCGACATCGACCATTGCGATCTGGCGTCGGAAGAAATGAATCTGGCGGTTGAAACGGTCCGCCGCTTCTGTCGCGACCGGAAGATTCCGGTCTATTCCACCTTCACGCACGAAGGCTTCCTGCGCAATCTGGTTGTCCGGCGCGGACAGCGCACCGGCGAGCTGATGGTGAATCTGATCACGCTGACGCACGATGCGGCGCTGATGGGCGAACTGTATGCGGAATTGAAGTCGGCACTCGGCGAAAAGCTGACGACGTTTATTAATGCCACGACCGACCGGAAAAACATGGTGGCGTTCGGCGATCAGGAATATGTGCTGTGCGGCGAAGGAAGTATCTCCGACCGGCTTGGCGAATACACCTACCGCATTTCGCCCAACTCGTTTTTCCAGACCAACACCGTGCAGGCCGAAAAACTTTATAACGAAATCCTGACCGCCGCGCGGTTCAAAGGCGATGAGACGGTTTACGATCTCTTTTGTGGAACCGGTTCCATCGCGCTGTTCGCCGCGAAGCACTGCGCCCGCATCCTCGGCATTGAACTGGTCGAGGCCGCCGTGGCCGATGCACAGAAAAATGCGCAGGAACACGGCGCGAAAAACTGTACGTTCCGGCAGATGGATTTGATGCACTTCGGGAAAATCCGTGCGGAACTCGAAGCGTTCGGTCTGCCGGATGTCGTTATCACCGATCCGCCGCGCGCCGGAATGCATCCCAAGGCGGTGGAAATGCTGCGCGAGCTCGCGCCGCCGGTCGTGATTTATGTGAGTTGCAATCCGGCTTCGCTGGCGCGTGACGGACAGCTGCTTTGCGAAGGCGGACTTTATAAACTCATCAGCGCCCAGCCGGTCGATCTTTTCCCGCAAACCAATCACGTCGAAAGCGTCGCCCGCTTTGAACGGGTTTAA